The Mastacembelus armatus chromosome 4, fMasArm1.2, whole genome shotgun sequence genome segment CATGTAATGATTTTGGCAGTGGATTATCTGCATAGCATGTATCTATTCAGTTGTTTACAAATCAGTGGACCAATACTGACAATCATCTGAACGTTTTGCAGTAGTTATGGATCTGTCGTCATTACAGATTACATCAGAGAATCGCTGTCATGTCACAGGCAAAAAAAACAGGGCCTTGAACACGCACTGCAACCATTTAAATTTGTGGTTCCCTGCTGCCACCTTGTGACTTTAATTGGTACTGTTTATTTGGCATTCCTATGGATATCTTTTTCAAGTCGTCATTACATTTAAGTGAATAGATGGCTTTTTAACTTATTTCCTTGTTGCTTTATGCATGGAGAGATTCAAAACTTTAGCagataatattaaaaacatatatctagtgaaatgttgaaatataaTGCTTTATACTGACCTtatgtttcctctcctctttcagaTCACTGTGATTTTCAAGTCCTATCACGGCTGTACAGATCAGAAGGTGTACCAGGCCACCACTGAGGATCTGCCGCTGGCTTTTCAAGATGGGACTCGCAGCGGCGGGGACAGCGGCAGCTTGACCATCGTAGAGCGGGGCGGCTCCGGAGTGGGCCGTCAGGTGAAGATACAGGCCCGTTACATGGGCACTTCAATCATAGTCCGGCGTGTTGGCAGTTATCTGACCTTTGCCATCCGCATGCCAGAGGACACTCTGGACTTTTCAGAGGACAGTGGTGGACTGCAGCTCTGCCTGCACGGCTGCCCACGCAACGAGCTGATCAAAGAGCACACACTGGGCCGACAGAGCCAGCAGCCCCGCCTTCAGGGCACCAACACAGAGATGGGTCCTCTAAGGCCTCCACACCAGGTATACACGGTGGAGCGGGCCACGGCCAAATGTAGAGAGACTCTGCAGGTGGAGGATGTGTACTTTCAATCCTGTGTATTTGACTTGCTGACCACAGGAGATCCTGAGTTCTCCATGGCAGCCTTCGGCGCTCTGGAAGATTTAAAGGCGCTGCCACCCAGTAAACTAAAGCAGAATTCCCCGAGGCCTCCTCGTCTTTACAACCAGGGGGTGTCAGActcttcagctgcagcagcagtcaaGAGCTCCCTACTCTCACTTCTACTCcttattttgctgcttttgtaaggaaaaaaaaaaaacatatataaatatatatatatgtgattTTAAATAGCAACATAAGGAGACAAACAGAACTTGGAAGCATTACCGGCTTGAGGAAAGAGTGACTAGAACTCAgacatatatatttgtattattttctttcttttttttttggaaatttgTGAATATTATGATTTTGTCATTTGAAAGGTTTCTGCCTCATaaacagtttcttcccacattgcatttcctgtggaaaaacctaaatataacaaCATCAAGTAGTTTCTGGTCAAATGCAACATGTTGTTCTCATATGTGCAGTATTAATTAGTTTACAACTCTTTAAAATGGTTAAACTCATGAATGTATGTGCTGACCTCAGAGCAGCTAAAGAGAAATCACATTTTGTATACATTTCATGTTTACTGAGAAGATGCACAATCTCCAAACACTCCACTCCATGTAAGGAGCTGCACATATCACTTCATACTCTGTGTAAGCTTATTTATGCAGAACAATGTGGCTTCAGATATTGTCTCATCCAGTAACATCAATAGCACTTACAGGTATTAACAGTGAGttttgtgtatgtaaatgttatttctttgtctgttttcagttatttcagCTGTCAGTGTGCTAAATACACGGGATCCAACAACTTTATATAAAAACTACCTATCCACTATATATGATTTCAGTGTGATATTTCTAACAGTTCTCCTTCTGCGAAACACTCCCTCTTCAAGCTGTTTGGCTTCCagatgtaaaagtaaaaaaagaaacacaaatctttatataataatatattaaaaaactgtatatatgtgttatATTGTGTACATTTGCCTGTGTATAGATGTTTTAACTGtaatatgttttacatttgttgtGATTAGTAGGTTATTTTGAGTCATTGTAAGAAAAGTAAACTAATAAGTATTCTGTTGTATCTGCAATTTTCTGTATTAAAGTGTTGGACACTCCAgaccaagtttttttttttttaacttttttcttttctttcccttttttgaATTTGAGCTGTTcatagaaagaaataaagactgTGTCTAGTTTAAGACCTTAGATAATCATAAGATGACATGCAAAACATGAACCATTTCCAAAACCAATAGTGTTTTACAGCACAAGAACAGCGTTTTGTACCTGTGTGCCTGTAGTACCTGCTCTGACCTGGTGGGGTCCTCAGTCCATAAGGTCTTAAAGCCAAGAGTCTAAAGACAGTTTTGACAAGCTGGCTGTGTAGCTGTAGGGATCCACAGTATGTTCTCAGTCCCCTGTGTAAATGTTACCTCTGAGTGCTGAGCTGGCTGCTGGCTTTGCTTTTGTCTGCCAGAGAACTGCATGGCTCCAAATAGGATTTAGTCTGTGGTTAACACCAGGTTAGAGACACCAACATCAGCACACTGTGCTGATATTTGCactatacatacatataaacagTGAGTGCTGCAATTAGAGAGAAGGATGTGATCAGTTTTTATCACCATCAAAAATGCAATTATGACAGCTCCAGCAAATTCCTTATGATGACATTAAGAATTAATACCCTGTAATTAGATTTAATGTATATCTTGAATTGAGTTGAAAATAGTTCTGAGTGACAGCATGTTTTGTCACATGCGTCATATGCTTAATCTAGCCATGTCCTATTTATTCACATAAAGACAACACCTCAGTGAGTTGCATGGTTTGGAAGGCGGTTGATGAAACTTGTCACTATTTTCATCTTCTTACACTTTAAACACATTCAAGATGGTACAAACCAAATCCTGATTgtgaatttacatttaaacacaggaaaaaatacTCTATAGTaagtattttcattattaattaaaGTTCTGATTCTGTTCTCGATTAATTCTATGGTCGGTTCAGCTTCAGAATATGCCTGTGACTATTTTCTAAAGCACCATCCTTATATAATAATCCCATGTGTGAGCGCTCACTTCGTCTGTTGAATGTGGGTGAGTGTtctgaaaaactgtgaaaattttaaatgtggaaactccatttaaaaactgtattattGAAAATTGGTaagtgaaaaatatataaaaaccttGCAGACTGTAGAGGTGTCCCATCTGTGAATTAGCATGGAGGATGAACCATAGGTATGCAGGAAATTGCTCAAGCCTGTATAGATTGCTGGTCCATCCCGTCTTGACTTTCCCCTGTAAACAAGGACAATTACCAAGCTAATGAGTTTAGAAAAAACTGCTTGAGTGATTGATACTCTCAATGGGGAAATTAATTCGATATTAATAGAGC includes the following:
- the rgmd gene encoding RGM domain family, member D isoform X2 → MPSLASKDRHLNSHSVDEKQPSNSILTEWIGMGRSGPQITAKRQLWDCVTLTMVLLSLLFRPAHCQQCRIQRCNAEYVASTSPSSGLQEDVALDVDYCIALRAYALCTRRQARSCRGDLVYHSAVFRIKELFSQHNCSSDGPTSSAKVPSTSRPAVSELCDYENRVLLSGSASQQKKYAHCGLFGDPHLRTFRDEFQTCKVEGAWPLIDNRFLSVQVTNVPVVLGSSATATSKITVIFKSYHGCTDQKVYQATTEDLPLAFQDGTRSGGDSGSLTIVERGGSGVGRQVKIQARYMGTSIIVRRVGSYLTFAIRMPEDTLDFSEDSGGLQLCLHGCPRNELIKEHTLGRQSQQPRLQGTNTEMGPLRPPHQVYTVERATAKCRETLQVEDVYFQSCVFDLLTTGDPEFSMAAFGALEDLKALPPSKLKQNSPRPPRLYNQGVSDSSAAAAVKSSLLSLLLLILLLL